The genomic DNA AAAACTGTTATATCCGATAGCACCTGGAGTATTAACAACCACGCCGGCAACACCTTCGTTACCGTTAGCACCAATACCAGTAGGCCAGTTAACACTGGTAGCATAACCGATGTTTGTTTCCCATTCTTTGGATACTTTAGTTAAATAACTTGTCCAAAGATTAGTAGTACCTGAGCCGTCTGAACGGTGAACGACTTGAATCGGCAATCTGGGGAGTCTTTTCCCCGGATTAAGGTCTTGAATTCTCTTATCATTCCAGGTTTTAACCTTTCCTAAAAAAATGTCAGCCAAGAGAGGACCGTCAAAAATCAATCCTTTCTCTATACCGGGAAGATTATAGGTGACAACCACATCAGCCAAAGTAATTGGCATATTGAAAGCTTTACCACTGGTATTTTGCTCGATGTTTCTCATGACATCGTCGGAAAGAAATGCTTCGGTCATGCCAAACATTATGGTCTGCTCACTGAACTGGCGAATACCGCCACCAGATCCTATTGATTGATAATTTATAGTTACTCTACCGTTGGTAACATCACGATACTCATCAGCCATAGCTGTCACTAATGGTGCAGGGAAAGATGCACCGGCACCTAAAAGCTCAACTCTTCTTTGTGCTTCTAAACTAATAAAACTGAAGCATAATAGAATTACCAAAAAAAGTAAGGTTATTTTCCTCATTTCTAAACTCCTTAGTTTGTTTTAGCGGAGAACTATTTCTCCACATACTGACACTTAAGGGTTACCAAATATTTGTTAATAAAGTATAAAGGAACTGTTAAACTTGGGTTAGAGTTGAGCAGTGGTATTTGACAGCCTGAATAGGCAGAAATCTTATAAAAGAATACCTAAAACATGTAAAATTGAGTTCTTTGCCGAACACCAGTAAACAGATAAGGCATTATAAAACAAAACTGTCTGAGTGCATCATTTTAACATTATCTTAACACTTCGATTATTGGCTTTTAACATACATAATGTAAAATTGAGTATCTGTTAACTTAGTAACAGAAATAACCTTAGATAGTTTTAATTATGTAGAGGATGAGAAATCTAAGGTTTTAATCTGTTTTATAAAAGGAGAAGAAAATGATAAAAGAGAAGATCTTGAAACTAAAAGAAAAGCTAATTGCTGAAGCAAACATTGTTCAGATGATGATAGAGAAAAGTATTGATGGTTTAATTGAGGGTTACTCCGATAAACTGTTTGAAGTTATGAGACACGAAAGTGAAATAAATCAAATGGAGATCGAGATCGAAGAGTTATGTACTAACACAATAGCTCTCTTTCAACCGGAAGCCAAGGATCTGAGAACTGTCCTGATGATATATAAAATCAACAATGACATTGAACGAATCGGTGATCAGGCAGTAAATATAGCAGAAAGTAGTCAATTCTTGATCGAAAGACCAGCTCTGAACTTGATTAAGACTATTCCACCTATGGCAAAAGAAACTATAGGGATGATACGAGACAGTATTTCAGCTTTCGCTGATGAAGATACTAAACTCTCTATGAGTGTTTGTGTGCGTGACTCTAAAGTGGATAACATGAATGAAGAGATCATAAAAGAATTAATAGAGGAGATGATCAAGGATCCTCAAACCGTTGAGAGAGCCTTTCATCTGATCAGAATCTCAAAGAACTTAGAAAGAATTGCTGACTTATCAACTAACATTGCCGAAGATACAATCTTCATGACCGCTGGTAGGGTTATAAAACACCATCAGGAAGCTTAAGAAGAAAAACTAATATTACTTATTATGACATTTGATTTCACTAGCTCTTCTACAAACTACGATTCGTGAATACTCACGACAATTAGACTTGACTTGAGACGTATCTCTTAACATCAATCATTACTGAGGTATAAATGATGAAGGTTGTCATACAAAGAGTAGAGCAAACAGTTGTCAAAGTTGCTGATCAGGTGATCGCATCTATGGGTAAAGGACTCTTGCTGTTGCTTGGAATTGCTGCAGAAGACGATGGGAATCAAATTCCTTGGTTAGCAAAAAAGATAGTTGAATTGAGGATCTTTCCTGATCAAGAGGGCAAAATGAATCTGTCGGTAAAAGACATCGGTGGCGAGATCCTCTTGGTTTCACAATTTACTCTTTGTGCTAATACAGATAGAGGTAGAAGACCAGATTTCTTTATTGCTGCTGAACCGGAAAAGGCAGAGAAATTGTATGAAGAGTTTGCTCTTGAATTGGAAAAACACGGGATAAAGCCAAAACTGGGAAGTTTCGGTGCCTACATGAAGATCAGTCTTACTAATGACGGACCGGTTACTTTTGTTTTGGAGAGATAGAAGAGATTAATTCCTCAATGCAAATAGACGCTATCTTCATACTTCACCAAAATGGATTGCTATATAGAATTGGTTTTACTATTTTGGTGAAGGAGACTCAGGATGATATAATTAGAGGATCAAAGTGATCATTAAGATCTCTGAAACGTTAATGTATCCTATTATCAGCTAAAAATTCCGATTATCATTGACGTTTTTTTAGAGGATGATTTTTTGTTTAAAAAAAGAAAAAATAGGAGTAAAAGGGGGACTTATGTCAAGAGTAAAGAAAGAAACGATGGATGGTAACACTGCAGCGGCTCATGTAGCGTATGCCTTAAGTGAAGTAGCAGCGATATATCCAATAACACCTTCTTCGCCGATGGGTGAGCTTTCAGACGCTTGGTCAGCTGAAGGTCGTAAGAATATATTTGGTTTACCTGTTGAGGTAGTTGAATTACAATCTGAAGGCGGAGCTGCCGGGGCAGTACATGGCGCCTTATCAGCAGGAGCGCTAACTACAACATTTACAGCATCACAAGGGTTGATGCTGATGTTACCTAATATGCACAAGATAGCGGGGGAGATGTTGCCTACGGTATTTCATGTCTCTGCTCGATCTTTAGCTTGCCAGTCGTTATCTATATTTGGTGACCATTCCGATGTTATGTCGGCACGCAATACCGGCTTTGCTTTAATGGCAGGAAGTTCAGTACAGGAAGTACTCGATCTGGCTACGGTATGTCATTTGGCAACTCTCAAATCTAAGGTACCGTTCTTGAACTTTTTTGATGGTTTTCGTACCTCCAATGAAGTACAGAAAATCGAGGTGATGGATTATGATGCTCTCAAAGAACTCGTTGATATGAAGTATATCGAAGAGTTTCGCTCTCGAGCTATGAATCCCGAGTTACCAAGAGTAAAAGTTGGTGCACAGAATCCTGATGTCTATTTTCAGGGTAGAGAAACGGTAAATAAATATTACCAAGTCACACCTGCTATTGTGCAAGAATATATGGATCTGTTTGCTCAAAAATTTGGCAGACAATATCACTGTTTTGACTATTTCGGAGCTCCTGATGCAGATAGAGTTATTGTCGCAATGGGAAGTGGTTGTGATACTATCGATGAGACGATTCAATACCTGAATAATCATGGATATAAGGTTGGTCTGATCAAAGTAAGATTATACCGTCCTTTTGATGTTGAGAGATTTTTAAAGGTTATCCCCTCTTCTGTTAAGAAGATAGCTGTTCTGGACAGGACAAAAGAACCGGGTTCGATTGGCGAACCTCTTTATCTCGATGTAGTTACTGCTCTGCAAGAAAGGCGTGATATAAAAGTTATTGGTGGTAGATATGGTCTATCATCAAAGGAATTTACGCCGTCGATGGTAAAAGCTGTTTATGAGCATTTAAACGATAAATGTACTCATGGTTTTACGGTTGGTATTAATGATGATGTATCCAATCATT from Candidatus Cloacimonadota bacterium includes the following:
- the pstS gene encoding phosphate ABC transporter substrate-binding protein PstS, which encodes MRKITLLFLVILLCFSFISLEAQRRVELLGAGASFPAPLVTAMADEYRDVTNGRVTINYQSIGSGGGIRQFSEQTIMFGMTEAFLSDDVMRNIEQNTSGKAFNMPITLADVVVTYNLPGIEKGLIFDGPLLADIFLGKVKTWNDKRIQDLNPGKRLPRLPIQVVHRSDGSGTTNLWTSYLTKVSKEWETNIGYATSVNWPTGIGANGNEGVAGVVVNTPGAIGYNSF
- the phoU gene encoding phosphate signaling complex protein PhoU, producing the protein MIKEKILKLKEKLIAEANIVQMMIEKSIDGLIEGYSDKLFEVMRHESEINQMEIEIEELCTNTIALFQPEAKDLRTVLMIYKINNDIERIGDQAVNIAESSQFLIERPALNLIKTIPPMAKETIGMIRDSISAFADEDTKLSMSVCVRDSKVDNMNEEIIKELIEEMIKDPQTVERAFHLIRISKNLERIADLSTNIAEDTIFMTAGRVIKHHQEA
- the dtd gene encoding D-tyrosyl-tRNA(Tyr) deacylase yields the protein MKVVIQRVEQTVVKVADQVIASMGKGLLLLLGIAAEDDGNQIPWLAKKIVELRIFPDQEGKMNLSVKDIGGEILLVSQFTLCANTDRGRRPDFFIAAEPEKAEKLYEEFALELEKHGIKPKLGSFGAYMKISLTNDGPVTFVLER